The following nucleotide sequence is from Azoarcus sp. CIB.
ACTGGCGTGCCGCGCGCGGGGGCAGCCGCGACGAGCACGACGCTGCGGGCGATGGCGCGCTCGCAAGCGTCGCTCAGCACGGCACGATCTTCGAGCAGGCCGAGGCTGAGGTTGATGATCCGCGCGCCCTCGTCCGCACACCACTCGATCGCCGCGGCGACCATGGCCGGCGTCGGTGCGTGCCGGTGCGACGCGATGCGCGCGTCGATGAGGCGGGCCGCGGGTGCGGCCTCGAGCACGAGCGCGGCCACCGCTTCGCCGTGCGGCAGCGGGCGACCGCCTGCGGACTCGCAACCGACGCTTCCGTCGGCGGCGGGAATGAAGCTCGCCGCCCGATGCAGTGCGTGCGAGGGTACGCCGATGAAGCCGCCGTCGATGATGCCGACCGTCACGCTCATACGACCCTCAACAGCGGTGCGGCGGACCGGGCCGGCTCGGGCTCGACGAGCCGGCCGTCACGCAGCTCGACGACGCGATCGACCGCGCCGACGGACACAAGGTTGTGGGTGATGACGATGCGGGTGCGGCCGGCGAAGACGCGATCGACCGCGGCGATGATCGCCTGTGCGACCGGGAGATCCAGTCCGGAGGTCGTCTCGTCGAGGATCAGCACCGCCGGGTCCTGCAGGATCGCGCGGGCGAGCGCGATGCGCAGGCGCTCGCCGCGCGACAGCGCGGACGCCGACGCGCCGACCGGTTTGTCGAGGCCGCCCGCGTGGGCGAAGTTCGCGAGGCCGGCGAGGTCCAGCGCGCGCAGCAGCGCCGCCTCGTCGGCCTCCGGGGCGACGAAGCGCAGGTTGTCGCGTACCGTGCCGGGCATCAGGACCGGATCCTGATCGACGACGACGACCTCGCGGCGCAGCTCGACGAGGTCGAGCAGGTCGAGGCGCACGCCGTCGAGGAGGAGCCGCCCGGCCTGCGGGTCATAATGGCGTTGCAGCAGGTCGATCAGCGTCGACTTGCCCGCACCGGACGCGCCGACGAGGGCGAGCTTGGTGCCGGCCGGCACGTCAAGCGTCGCGCCCTCGAGCACTGCCTCGGCGCCATAGCCGAAGCGCACGGCGTCGAGCCGCAGTTCGCCGCGCACCGGGCGGACGAGCGCGACCGGTTGCGCCGGGGAGGCCACCGTCGGCTGCTCGGCGGCGAGCTCCTGGATGCGCTGCAGGCTGACCTTCGCGCGCTGCCAGCCCATGAACACGCCCGCCAGCGTCTGCAACGGCCCCGCGGCGCGCGTCGTGTAGGCGATGAAGGCGACGACGACGCCGACCGAGAGCTCCCCGCCCGCCGCCAGCGAGCCGCCGACGGCGAACACCAGCAGCACGCCGAGGCCCGACAGCACGCGCTGCAGGCCCCCCGCGCCGAGCGAGGCGAGTTGCGAGCGGCGCAGCGCGGCGAAGTAGTCGCCGTGGTGCGCGCGAAGGCCCGCTTCCTGGCGCCGCGCGGCATTGGAGGCCTGGATGAACTTCATTGCGCGCAGCGATTCGACGAAGAAACTCGACATCGCCGCGCTTTCCTTGCGCAAGGCCTGCGTGCTCTTTTCCAACCAGGGGCGCGAGAACATTAGCGCCGCGACCTGCAGCGGCACGAGCGCGAACACGAGCGAGGTGAGAAGCGGGCTCAGCGACAGCATCAGCACCAGCGCGACCGCCAGCGAGAATGCGCCGTTCAGCAGCGCCATCGGGGCGTCGAGGGCGAAGCGCTGCACCTCGGCGACGTCTCCGTCCAGCCGCGACAGGATCTCGCCGCCGCGGGTGCGCGCGTACCAGGTCGGCGCGAGCGTTTGCAGGTGCCGCCACACCTGCTCGCGCAGCCCGAAAAGGACGTGCGCGGAGAGCTTCAGGTAGGTGAGGCGGGACAGCGTCTCGACGAGCACGCCGCCGAGCATCAGGACGAGGAAGGCCGCGCAGAGCTGCAGCACGAGATCGACCTTGCCGCCGACGATGCCTTCGTCGACGAGGCGTTGCATGAGGTAGGGCGGCAGCAGCGCCGCGGCCGAGCCGATGCAGGAAAGGACGACGACGCCCGTGACCGACCCGGCACGTTCGCGCACCAGCGGCAGCGCCCAGCCGAGGGCCTGCAGGGGCAGGGAACGATCCGCGCGCAGCCCGATCACCGCCCTGCCCTCAGCGCTTCACCACGCGCATCCAGCCGATCGACTGGTCGGCGCCGCCGGGCATCGTGATCTCGCCCTTCTTCTCGAAGCTGTCCGCGTCGTAGATCGCGATCTTGTCGAGCGCGCCGCCGACGTAGAGCTCCTTGCCGTCGCCCGAGATGTTGATCGCATAGTAGGTCTGATCCAGATCCTTGCGCTTCAGGAGCTTGCCGGTGTCGGTGTCGACCTTGGTGAGCTGGTTCATCACGAGGAAGGCCTCGTTGCGCGCGACCGGGCTCACGACCGACGAGAACATCGCCGTCGTCGCGTTCTCGAACTCCTTCACCTTAAGCGTCTCGGCGTCGAGGTCGAATACCGCGATGCCGGCCTTGAAGGCTTCGGGCGAGTCGGGCGGGACGTCGGTCTTCGCGACGAAGTATGGCGTCGACAGCGCACGCGCCTGCTCGAAAGTGCCCCACATTGCGAGCACGTCCGGCTCGCCGATGCCGGGGCGGTTCCAGTGGCGCACCGGGAAGGTCTGCTCGAGCTTGCCGGTCCTGGTGTTGAAGAGGTACATGTCCCAGCCGAGCGCGATGAGGTGGTCGGGCTTGCCGGTCGCGGCCATCAGGCTGATGCGGCGCGGCGCCGGGAAGCTGCGGCGCGGCTTGGCGGTCATGCCGTCGGCGGTGTCGAAGACCGCGATGTAGGTGTCTTCGACCGTGTACTCGGAGCGCCCGAGCTGCACCGGCGCCTGATGCACGTACAGCTCCTTGCCGTCCTCGCTCACCGCGACCGCGAAGAAGGCCTTCACGCGGCGCTGCGGCGTGGAGAAATCGGCGCGGAACACCGGCTTGCCGGTGTCGAGATCGACGCCGACCACGCTTTCCATGCGGTTCGTCAGCACGTAGGCGATCTTGCCGTCCTTCGGCACCGCGATCGCGCCGGGAATGCCGTCGCCGGGCAGGTTGATCGTGCGGACGATCGCGCGCTTGGCCGGATCGACGATGTGCAGGTTGTTGGGCCGCGTGACGGTCAGCAGGTATTCGGCCGCGAGCACGGGCAGCGAGGCGGCAACGCAGCACAGGGCAACGAGCGCCTTCTTGATGGGTAGCGTCCTCATCGCTCAGTCTCCAGGGAACAGCGTCTGCAGTTCGCGCCAGTCGCGCAGGGCCGAGTTCTTGCCGTCGGTCCAGTCGCGCGCGGTGTTCAGGCTGTCGGCGAGCTGTGCCGGCCACCAGCAGGGGTCGGTGCAGCCATAGAGATCGGCTTCCATCGGCTGGCACAGGCTCGCCAATCCGCCGAAGGCATCGACTTCCCAGCCGGGGTCGAAGGTCGTGGTGCAACCGACGACACTGCTCATCAGCTGGACTTCCTCGCGGTGGCCGTCGCTGGCCGCCTGCTCGATCAGGTGCGCCTTGTGGTTCAGGGCTCGCAGTCGTTTCATTGCAGGGCACTCCTTTGTTCGATGGCGCCATTGAAGAACGCCGGATTGGCGAGCGCGATGTCGCCGAAGGCTTCGAGGCCGAACGCGGTCCATTCGCGGATCTGGTCGCAGTACTCGAAGGTCGGCTGGAAGGGGTCGCCGCTACGCGAATAGGATTCGTGGTAGCAGCCGCCGGCGCACAGGCTGCGCGCGGGGCACACTTGGCAGGCGCCGTGCGGGGCCTGCGCGCGGGTCATGAAATGCGACAATGACTCGCGCGCGATGCCGTTCTCGACGTCGCCGAAGGTCTCGAGCTCCGAGCCGGTGAAGCGGTGGCACAGTGATATCTTGCCGCTGGTGCCGACCGCCAGCAGGCCGACGCCGGCGCCGCAGGGCAGGACTTTGCGCGTGCCCATCCACAGGTCGGTCATCAGCTGCTGCATGTTGCCGAAGCCGTGGCGCTTGCCGCGCTTGGCCTCGGACACATACTCGCGGCCGAGCGCCTTGAACGCTTCGAACACGGTGTCGAGCTCCTCGCGCGACAGACCGACCGGCGAATCGGGGCCGGCGGTCGCGGGCGCGAAACCCACCTCGAAGAAGCCCAATTCGTCGTGCAGATGCTTGTAGATGCCTGCGACGTCGAGGTTGCCGGATGCGAGCGTGACGCGCGCACCGACCGGCTTCGACTTGTAGCGCTCGAGCAGCCGCTTCACGCGCATCGCGACCGTCTTGTAGGTGCCGCCGCCGGCGATCGTGCGGCGGTGGCGGTCGTGCTGCGCCTGGTCGCCGTCGATGCTGATGGTGATGCCGAAGCGGTGCGTATCGAGGAAGTCGATGATCTCGTCGGTGAGCAGCGTCGCGTTGGTCGTCAGCGAGAACTCGACGTCCTTGCCAGCGGCCACGGCCTTCTCCTCGGCGTAATCGACGAGATCGCGAATGACCGCGATGCGGGTCAGCGGCTCACCGCCGAAGAACACGATGCCGACGCGCTCGTTCTCGCTTGCCTCCTCCATCAGCAGGTCGATCGAGCGCGAGCCGGTCTGGTAGTCCATCACCGCGGAGTTCTTCGGCGAAGTCAGGTCTTCGCGGTAGCAGTAGCTGCAGCCGAGGTTGCAGCCGGTGGTGAGCGTCAGCACCAGCGTCTTCAGCGGCGAACGCTCGACGACGCGCGCCGGGATCTCGTAGTGCTTGGGCTGCGGCGCGACGATGCCGAGGTCGATGAAGTCGGAGAGGCTGTCGCACAGCTCCGCCGGCGTGTAGCGACCGTCGAAGCGCGACTGGATGTCGTCCGCACTGACCGCCGGCGCCGACTCGAACAACCCGAGCAGGTCGGATGCGGCCGGGTCGAGCTCGAAGATCGAGGTCGTCGGCACGTGCAGCAGCACCTGCCGGTCGCCCTTGCGAATCGCACGGTAGTTGTGGGGTTGTACCTGCAATGTTGTAGTCATTGTCTCTTCTCCTTTGCCCTCAGCGCAGCGGCGTCGGGTTCCAGCGCTGCACGGTGACGACCAGCTGGCCTTTCGCGTTGAGCGAGCGCCCGCCGTCCGCGACGGTCGCGACGACCGACAGGTTGCCGACGTTGTTGAGGCCGCGACGTGCCGGATTGGGACCGCCGAAGGACGGCAGGAACTGTCCGTGCGGCTCCATGTGGCCGGCGAATTTCAGGTCCTCGTCATGCTTCGCGCGCTCGTCGAAGGGCTCGGTGGACCACGTCGCCGGCACGCTGCCCAGACGCACGTCGTCGTCGGTGCCGGGTTTGCCGTCCGCGCCGTCGAGGAAGGCGACGGCGTCGAACTGCGCGGTCACCGGCGGATTCGTGCCGCCGCCGACGCGTGCGATGCCGAAGGCCGGCTCGACGCGCACCGAGTCGATCTGGCGATACACGGCAACGCTCTTGTCGGACTCGCGTCCGCCGACGGCGAGCTTGCGCAGGCCGGGCGCCGCGTCGGCTGCGACCTTCACGCGCAGCTTCAGCTGCTCCGCGGACTTGCCCAGCCACTCGACGACCTCGACGTCCGGCCCGAGATCGAGCTTCGCATCGAGGCCGGCGCCCGCGACCGTCACGGTCGCCGTCTCGCCCGCCCGCAGCATCTGCGGACTCACGGACACCAGCGCGTTCTTCGCCGCCTTGTCGGCGCGCACCGCCTCGAACGTGGCCCCGATCTCGTCGGCCTTACGCAGGAACCAGCGCCCGCTCATCCGGCCGCCGTCCTCGCTCAGCGCGAAGATCGACTGCGTCTGCTCGTTGCCGAGTTGCGCCGTGCCGCGCCATTCGTAGCCGGTATAGACGAGCGACTCGCCCTTGCCGCGCACGGTGTTGCCCGGCCCGAAGTGCAGCTCGTAGCCGACCTCGTAGCGGTCACTGCCCTTCGCGGTGACGGTCATCGTACCGGTATAAGCGCCCCAGCCCGGCCGCTCGCCGGCGACGATCCAGCGCCCGGTGGCCGGCCGGTGCTTCGCGCGGCTCCAGTCGCGCCACGCGTCGGTGTTCTTCGGATACATCTCCGCGAGTCGCCCCGGCATCTTGTCGCGCGCGATCTCCCACCAGTTGCGGTCGCGCCCGAGCGCCGAGTATTCCGCGCTGGGGAACTGGCCGAGATGGGTGTGCATCAGCTTCCTCCACTCGTTCTCGTCGCGCCGCTGCAGCGCGACGCGGCCGTAGCTGTGGCAGCGGCCGCACATCTGCGCCAGTTCCTCGTCGGGCGGCGCGTCCTGCATGTTCGGCCGGCGCTCGGTCAGGAAGCGGAACGCTGCGGCCTCGGACGGCGCAAGCCCCTGCCGGTCGGCGAGGTACTTCACCACCGCGCGGCGCTCGTCGGGCGTCAGCTCGACCTTGTGCCAGATGCCCATGCGCACGATGGTCATGTCCCAGCCCTCGGGGGTCTTGCGGACCTCGGGGATGCGCGTGAGCTTGCCGCCCTCGAGGTGACAGCTCGCGCACTTCTTGTCGATCACCTCGCGGCCGGGGTCCTGCGCCGCGACGGCGGGCGTCGTGCCCGCCATCCCCAGCACCAGCGCCACCGCGCCGGCGATGCGCAGACGTCTGCGCGTGTGTTTTTTGGTCTCAGCCTTCACTTGTGTCTCCACTCTCCGGTGAGGAAATGCGCCGCCCTGTCGACTGCGACGAGGCGGCGCGCCGCACTCACAAAGCCATGATCACGGACTTGGATTCGGTGTACAGATCGAGCACCGCGCGCCCCATCTCGCGCCCGATGCCGGACTGCTTGAAGCCACCGAAGGGCATCGCGTTGTCGAGGATGTTGTGGCAGTTCACCCACACCGTGCCGGCCTGGATCTTCGGGATCAGGCGATGAACGCGCGACAGGTCGTTCGACCAGATGCTCGCGGCGAGCCCGTAGGGGGTGTCATTCGCACGGCGTGCCACCTCGTCCAGATCGTCGTAGGGCATCGCGACAACGACCGGTCCGAAGATCTCCTCGCGCACCACCTTCATGTCGTCGCTCGTGTCGACCAGCACCGTCGGCTTCACGAAGTAGCCTGCGCCCTCGCCCGCCGCACCGCCGGTCGCGGCCCGCGCGCCCTCGGCAAAGCCGCTCTCGATGTAGCCGAGCACGCGCTTCTGCTGCGTGGCCGACACGAGCGGGCCGATCTGCGTCGTCGGGTCGATGCCTGCGCCGAGCTTCATGCCGGCAGCGATGCCGGAAAGCCCCTCGACCACCTCGTCGAAGCGGCTCTTGTGCACGAAGAGGCGCGAGCCGGCCGTGCACACCTGCCCCTGGTTGAAGAAGATCGCCTGCGCGGCGCCCGCCGCAGCCTGACTCACGTCGGCATCATCGAGCACGATCACCGGGCTCTTGCCGCCGAGCTCCAGCGACACGCGCGTCATGTTGTCGAGCGCGGCCTTGCCGACCAGCTTGCCGATCTCGGTCGAGCCGGTGAAGGCGACCTTCTCGACGCCCTTGTGCGACGCGAGCGCGGCGCCCGCCGTGTGGCCGAGGCCGGTCACAACGTTGAGCACCCCGGCCGGGTAACCCGCCTCCAGCGCCAGTTCCGCGAAACGCAGCGCCGAGAGCGGCGTCTCCTCGGCCGGCTTCAGCACCATCGTGCAGCCCGTCGCCAGTGCCGGCGCCACCTTCCATGCCGCCATCAGCAGCGGGAAATTCCACGGGATGATCGCGCCGACCACCCCCACCGGTTCGCGTCGGGTGAAACCGAAGAACTCGCGGTCGCGGATGATGGGCACCGACACGTCCATCGTCGAGCCTTCGATCTTGGTCGCCCAGCCCGCCATGTAGCGCAGGAAGTCGACCACCAGCGCGACGTCGACGTGGCGTGCCATCGTCACCGGCTTGCCGTTGTCGAGCGACTCGATCTCGGCCAGCTCCTGGGCGTTCGCTTCCACGAGATCGGCGAACTTCAGCAGCAGGCGCTCGCGATCGACCGGGCGCATCTTCGGCCAATCACCCGATTCGAAGGCGCGGCGCGCCGCTGCGACGGCGCGGTCGATGTCCGCTGCCCCGCCGGCCGGCACGCTGGCGAATTTCTCGCCGTTGGCCGGATCGATGACCGCCAGCGTCTCGCCGCTCGCCGCCTCGACCCACTCCGCACCGATCAGCATGCGCCGCGGGCGCTCCAGAAAGCGCCGAGTGCCGTCGCTCAGCAGTTGTCCGTGGTAACGCTCCATGTGTCTGTCTCCTCTGTTTCCGTTAGTTATTTATTGAATCTGTCAGTAACGAGTCACGTATCGCGTAGGGCGGATGAGCCGAAGGCGTTATCCGCCGCATGCTTGCGCCGAATGCCATACGGCGGAAGGCGCTCCGCTTTTCCGCCCTACTTCGATTGGGGGGCGGATCAGGCGTCCGGCCCATCGTCGATCAGCCCGGCACGCGCCACGGCAGTGGCCCGCGCCGCATCGACTGCGTCGGGATCCAGGTCGAGCTGCTGTGCGAGCCGCGACACCAGCCGTTCCTCGAGCCGCTCGAGGTCGCCGTCTGCATAGGCGACCTCCCACAGCATCGTCAGCACTTCGCGCCGCTCCGCGGCGTTGAAGCCCGAACGCACCGCTTCCGCGAACTCCCAGTCGTCGAGCACCTCGGCGAAGCGCTCGTCGGCGACCGCGACGAGCTGCTGCGCGGCCTCCTCGGGCAGCGCGAAGTGCTCGCGCAGCAGCCGCGTAATCGCAGTGTGCTCACGCTCGCTGGTACGGTGATCGATGTACATCGCTTCCAGCAGCAGCACCGCAACGGCGATGTGGCGGCGTTCGAACGGCCCGGTCTCCAGCCCTTCGGCCTGCAGTTCGCCGGACAGCAGGGCCATCAATTTGGTCAGCATGCGGGGGTCTCCGGTGTTGTTGTTTCTTATCGGGCAGGCGCAAGGCGCTCGACGCCGAGCTGTCCGGCAACGACCACCGCTCCGGTCGGGGCCGC
It contains:
- a CDS encoding S8/S53 family peptidase, producing MSVTVGIIDGGFIGVPSHALHRAASFIPAADGSVGCESAGGRPLPHGEAVAALVLEAAPAARLIDARIASHRHAPTPAMVAAAIEWCADEGARIINLSLGLLEDRAVLSDACERAIARSVVLVAAAPARGTPVFPAAYPGVLAVSGDARCAPGQWSLLKGETSGAADWGCSPAGPGKTAGGASMATARFTGILARHLMQYPAADPQGLADHLAARASWQGREHKRIAEIDS
- the peaA gene encoding quinohemoprotein amine dehydrogenase subunit alpha, whose product is MKAETKKHTRRRLRIAGAVALVLGMAGTTPAVAAQDPGREVIDKKCASCHLEGGKLTRIPEVRKTPEGWDMTIVRMGIWHKVELTPDERRAVVKYLADRQGLAPSEAAAFRFLTERRPNMQDAPPDEELAQMCGRCHSYGRVALQRRDENEWRKLMHTHLGQFPSAEYSALGRDRNWWEIARDKMPGRLAEMYPKNTDAWRDWSRAKHRPATGRWIVAGERPGWGAYTGTMTVTAKGSDRYEVGYELHFGPGNTVRGKGESLVYTGYEWRGTAQLGNEQTQSIFALSEDGGRMSGRWFLRKADEIGATFEAVRADKAAKNALVSVSPQMLRAGETATVTVAGAGLDAKLDLGPDVEVVEWLGKSAEQLKLRVKVAADAAPGLRKLAVGGRESDKSVAVYRQIDSVRVEPAFGIARVGGGTNPPVTAQFDAVAFLDGADGKPGTDDDVRLGSVPATWSTEPFDERAKHDEDLKFAGHMEPHGQFLPSFGGPNPARRGLNNVGNLSVVATVADGGRSLNAKGQLVVTVQRWNPTPLR
- the peaB gene encoding quinohemoprotein amine dehydrogenase maturation protein; this translates as MTTTLQVQPHNYRAIRKGDRQVLLHVPTTSIFELDPAASDLLGLFESAPAVSADDIQSRFDGRYTPAELCDSLSDFIDLGIVAPQPKHYEIPARVVERSPLKTLVLTLTTGCNLGCSYCYREDLTSPKNSAVMDYQTGSRSIDLLMEEASENERVGIVFFGGEPLTRIAVIRDLVDYAEEKAVAAGKDVEFSLTTNATLLTDEIIDFLDTHRFGITISIDGDQAQHDRHRRTIAGGGTYKTVAMRVKRLLERYKSKPVGARVTLASGNLDVAGIYKHLHDELGFFEVGFAPATAGPDSPVGLSREELDTVFEAFKALGREYVSEAKRGKRHGFGNMQQLMTDLWMGTRKVLPCGAGVGLLAVGTSGKISLCHRFTGSELETFGDVENGIARESLSHFMTRAQAPHGACQVCPARSLCAGGCYHESYSRSGDPFQPTFEYCDQIREWTAFGLEAFGDIALANPAFFNGAIEQRSALQ
- a CDS encoding aldehyde dehydrogenase family protein encodes the protein MERYHGQLLSDGTRRFLERPRRMLIGAEWVEAASGETLAVIDPANGEKFASVPAGGAADIDRAVAAARRAFESGDWPKMRPVDRERLLLKFADLVEANAQELAEIESLDNGKPVTMARHVDVALVVDFLRYMAGWATKIEGSTMDVSVPIIRDREFFGFTRREPVGVVGAIIPWNFPLLMAAWKVAPALATGCTMVLKPAEETPLSALRFAELALEAGYPAGVLNVVTGLGHTAGAALASHKGVEKVAFTGSTEIGKLVGKAALDNMTRVSLELGGKSPVIVLDDADVSQAAAGAAQAIFFNQGQVCTAGSRLFVHKSRFDEVVEGLSGIAAGMKLGAGIDPTTQIGPLVSATQQKRVLGYIESGFAEGARAATGGAAGEGAGYFVKPTVLVDTSDDMKVVREEIFGPVVVAMPYDDLDEVARRANDTPYGLAASIWSNDLSRVHRLIPKIQAGTVWVNCHNILDNAMPFGGFKQSGIGREMGRAVLDLYTESKSVIMAL
- the peaD gene encoding quinohemoprotein amine dehydrogenase subunit beta, encoding MRTLPIKKALVALCCVAASLPVLAAEYLLTVTRPNNLHIVDPAKRAIVRTINLPGDGIPGAIAVPKDGKIAYVLTNRMESVVGVDLDTGKPVFRADFSTPQRRVKAFFAVAVSEDGKELYVHQAPVQLGRSEYTVEDTYIAVFDTADGMTAKPRRSFPAPRRISLMAATGKPDHLIALGWDMYLFNTRTGKLEQTFPVRHWNRPGIGEPDVLAMWGTFEQARALSTPYFVAKTDVPPDSPEAFKAGIAVFDLDAETLKVKEFENATTAMFSSVVSPVARNEAFLVMNQLTKVDTDTGKLLKRKDLDQTYYAINISGDGKELYVGGALDKIAIYDADSFEKKGEITMPGGADQSIGWMRVVKR
- a CDS encoding ABC transporter ATP-binding protein, producing the protein MIGLRADRSLPLQALGWALPLVRERAGSVTGVVVLSCIGSAAALLPPYLMQRLVDEGIVGGKVDLVLQLCAAFLVLMLGGVLVETLSRLTYLKLSAHVLFGLREQVWRHLQTLAPTWYARTRGGEILSRLDGDVAEVQRFALDAPMALLNGAFSLAVALVLMLSLSPLLTSLVFALVPLQVAALMFSRPWLEKSTQALRKESAAMSSFFVESLRAMKFIQASNAARRQEAGLRAHHGDYFAALRRSQLASLGAGGLQRVLSGLGVLLVFAVGGSLAAGGELSVGVVVAFIAYTTRAAGPLQTLAGVFMGWQRAKVSLQRIQELAAEQPTVASPAQPVALVRPVRGELRLDAVRFGYGAEAVLEGATLDVPAGTKLALVGASGAGKSTLIDLLQRHYDPQAGRLLLDGVRLDLLDLVELRREVVVVDQDPVLMPGTVRDNLRFVAPEADEAALLRALDLAGLANFAHAGGLDKPVGASASALSRGERLRIALARAILQDPAVLILDETTSGLDLPVAQAIIAAVDRVFAGRTRIVITHNLVSVGAVDRVVELRDGRLVEPEPARSAAPLLRVV
- a CDS encoding TerB family tellurite resistance protein, with translation MLTKLMALLSGELQAEGLETGPFERRHIAVAVLLLEAMYIDHRTSEREHTAITRLLREHFALPEEAAQQLVAVADERFAEVLDDWEFAEAVRSGFNAAERREVLTMLWEVAYADGDLERLEERLVSRLAQQLDLDPDAVDAARATAVARAGLIDDGPDA
- the qhpC gene encoding quinohemoprotein amine dehydrogenase subunit gamma, which codes for MKRLRALNHKAHLIEQAASDGHREEVQLMSSVVGCTTTFDPGWEVDAFGGLASLCQPMEADLYGCTDPCWWPAQLADSLNTARDWTDGKNSALRDWRELQTLFPGD